The Mesobacillus jeotgali genome window below encodes:
- a CDS encoding lipocalin family protein has translation MNDERLDRISLPKDAGPHGDSNIEWWYFFSFLKGDRGGRYAVMASFFRVGELEIGKGHYIIHTLIDLNRKKRFNFSSFDSKVRLAMLAMYLPFYLVLHPADKRIWRLYKQLLKGDIPAPHKMLETARINQHPPELTYGSHKLSFKGEEAIGFEVLLKEGNSEVGLEFTPMKPVAMIGGDGKPDDLYYYSTTRNSVNGRINLSSVTENVSGTGWFDHQWGRDYSLVKGAGWDWFGIQLSDGRELLLNQMSSGKPMANVIEKDGSIRFTRNISFQKIKYWKSLKTNARYPVEWEIRIPDFGIELHVEAEFPNQEMLIIGPIQAIWEGTCKVIGREKLSDGKSRPLHGRGFMELVGYAN, from the coding sequence ATGAATGACGAAAGGTTAGACAGAATTTCACTGCCAAAGGATGCTGGGCCACACGGAGACTCAAATATTGAATGGTGGTATTTTTTCTCTTTTTTGAAGGGGGACAGAGGCGGCAGGTATGCGGTGATGGCATCTTTTTTCCGCGTAGGCGAGCTTGAGATTGGCAAAGGGCATTATATCATCCATACTTTGATCGACCTGAACAGGAAAAAGCGCTTCAATTTTTCAAGTTTCGATTCAAAGGTGAGGCTTGCGATGCTAGCCATGTATCTGCCTTTTTACCTAGTGCTCCATCCTGCTGATAAAAGGATCTGGAGATTATATAAACAATTGCTTAAGGGCGATATACCTGCACCTCATAAAATGTTGGAGACTGCGAGAATCAATCAGCATCCCCCTGAATTGACTTATGGAAGCCACAAGCTTAGCTTCAAAGGGGAAGAGGCTATTGGCTTCGAGGTGCTTTTGAAAGAAGGGAATTCAGAAGTGGGGCTTGAATTCACACCAATGAAGCCTGTGGCAATGATAGGCGGTGATGGAAAGCCTGATGATTTGTACTATTACTCTACTACCAGGAATTCTGTGAATGGAAGAATCAATCTATCTTCGGTAACAGAAAATGTAAGCGGCACCGGCTGGTTTGACCATCAATGGGGGCGTGATTATTCCTTAGTAAAAGGAGCAGGCTGGGACTGGTTTGGGATCCAGCTTAGCGATGGTCGTGAGCTGCTGCTCAATCAAATGTCATCCGGTAAGCCGATGGCGAATGTCATTGAAAAGGACGGAAGTATTCGTTTTACAAGGAACATATCTTTTCAAAAAATAAAGTACTGGAAAAGCCTGAAGACAAATGCCAGGTATCCAGTAGAATGGGAGATTCGCATTCCCGATTTCGGCATAGAACTTCATGTCGAAGCAGAATTCCCTAACCAGGAAATGCTGATCATTGGCCCCATACAGGCTATTTGGGAAGGAACATGTAAAGTAATCGGCAGGGAAAAGCTGTCTGATGGAAAGAGCAGGCCGCTGCACGGAAGGGGTTTTATGGAGCTTGTGGGATATGCGAATTGA
- the buk gene encoding butyrate kinase, whose amino-acid sequence MKILAVNPGSTSTKLAVYENENLLFEKTITHHDEEIMKLSELEDQLPYRLESIMEALRDQDLNPSGLAAVVGRGGMLKAMDSGTYLVDDSMLNDAETGKYGNHASNLGSMISAEIAGSHHIPAFIVDPVCVDELVPEARVSGLADIERKSHVHALNIKGVSRKIAAHLGKDLEGASFVVAHLGGGISVAAVRNGQIIDVNNAENEGPFSPERAGGLPAKQLVQLCFSGKYTEKELLLKMTKQGGVYSYLGTKNLIDVESRAAEGDSEAGLILKAMVHQIGKEIGAMATVLEGQMDGIIITGGIAHSDRIVGLIKKRISFLGKVFILPGETEMEALATGALRVMRGLEDAKIY is encoded by the coding sequence ATGAAAATCCTAGCGGTAAATCCAGGATCCACTTCTACCAAGCTAGCAGTTTATGAAAATGAAAATCTGCTTTTTGAAAAGACGATTACCCATCATGATGAAGAAATCATGAAGCTTTCGGAATTGGAAGACCAGTTGCCATACAGGCTTGAGTCCATCATGGAAGCTTTACGGGATCAGGATTTAAATCCTTCAGGGCTTGCTGCTGTCGTTGGCCGGGGAGGAATGCTGAAGGCGATGGATAGTGGGACATATCTTGTTGATGATTCTATGCTGAATGATGCGGAAACAGGCAAGTATGGAAATCATGCCTCAAACCTGGGTTCAATGATATCAGCAGAAATAGCGGGCTCTCATCACATACCGGCCTTTATCGTTGACCCAGTGTGTGTGGATGAACTGGTCCCGGAAGCAAGGGTTTCCGGCCTGGCTGATATAGAAAGGAAAAGCCATGTCCACGCACTGAATATCAAAGGTGTTTCTCGTAAAATTGCAGCACATCTTGGAAAGGATTTGGAAGGTGCCAGCTTCGTTGTTGCCCATCTTGGTGGCGGGATATCGGTAGCAGCGGTGCGAAATGGACAAATCATAGACGTCAATAATGCAGAAAATGAGGGGCCGTTCTCTCCTGAAAGAGCGGGCGGGCTGCCAGCAAAACAGCTGGTACAGCTTTGTTTTTCAGGGAAATATACTGAAAAAGAATTGCTTCTAAAAATGACCAAGCAGGGTGGGGTGTATTCCTATCTCGGCACTAAGAATCTCATAGACGTTGAGAGCCGGGCCGCTGAGGGTGACTCGGAGGCTGGCCTGATATTAAAGGCAATGGTACATCAAATCGGAAAAGAGATTGGCGCGATGGCCACCGTTCTGGAAGGGCAGATGGACGGAATCATCATTACCGGTGGAATCGCCCATTCAGATAGGATCGTAGGCTTAATTAAGAAGAGAATCAGTTTTTTGGGAAAAGTGTTTATCCTCCCTGGTGAAACGGAAATGGAAGCATTGGCAACAGGGGCTTTACGAGTGATGAGAGGACTCGAGGACGCGAAAATCTATTAA
- a CDS encoding NADH-dependent flavin oxidoreductase has product MNEKYRPLFETFTFRNGIKLKNRLVMAPMTNFSSNEDGTVTEAEAEYYARRSQGVSMVITACTYVTRNGKGFHGEFGADTDEMIPSLKKLAAAIKAEGAKAVLQIFHGGRECPPELVPNGDIVSASDVQSERNNAKAPRALTGEEIEHIIAAFGETTRRAIEAGFDGVEIHGANGYLIQQFFSPHSNRRDDQWGGSLEKRMAFPLAIVDEVKRVTAKHAKEPFIVGYRFSPEEPEEPGITMADTLELIDALADKDLDYLHVSLNDFWSKPRRGVDDDRSRMEIIHERVGSKVPVIGVGSLYSAEDVIKAFGTGVPLLALGRELIIDPDWVEKVGTGREDEIETKIDPGAQARLVVPDPLWQAIINTPGWFPGIQ; this is encoded by the coding sequence ATGAATGAAAAATACAGACCATTATTTGAAACTTTTACTTTTCGGAATGGGATTAAGCTGAAAAATAGACTTGTCATGGCTCCGATGACCAATTTTTCATCGAACGAGGATGGAACTGTGACAGAAGCAGAGGCAGAATACTACGCCCGCCGATCGCAAGGCGTCAGCATGGTAATAACTGCGTGTACATATGTAACCCGAAATGGGAAAGGGTTTCATGGAGAATTCGGTGCCGATACCGATGAAATGATCCCAAGCCTTAAGAAGCTGGCAGCTGCGATTAAAGCTGAAGGTGCTAAAGCAGTGCTGCAAATTTTCCACGGCGGCCGTGAGTGTCCTCCTGAGCTTGTGCCAAACGGTGATATCGTCAGTGCGAGCGATGTTCAGTCAGAGCGTAACAATGCGAAAGCACCACGAGCATTGACTGGGGAGGAAATTGAACACATTATTGCCGCGTTCGGCGAGACAACACGCCGGGCAATTGAAGCAGGCTTTGATGGTGTCGAGATCCACGGAGCCAACGGCTATTTGATTCAGCAATTCTTTTCACCTCATTCAAACAGACGTGATGATCAATGGGGAGGCTCCCTGGAAAAAAGAATGGCATTTCCATTGGCGATTGTTGATGAGGTAAAAAGAGTGACCGCAAAGCATGCAAAGGAACCGTTTATTGTCGGATACAGATTTTCGCCGGAAGAGCCTGAGGAGCCGGGTATTACGATGGCAGATACTCTGGAGTTGATAGATGCCCTGGCAGACAAGGATCTGGACTATTTGCATGTTTCTTTAAATGATTTCTGGTCGAAGCCAAGACGGGGTGTCGACGATGATCGTTCCAGAATGGAAATCATCCACGAGCGGGTCGGCAGCAAAGTCCCAGTCATCGGCGTTGGTTCACTATATAGTGCAGAAGATGTAATCAAAGCATTTGGTACAGGAGTCCCATTGCTTGCCTTAGGCCGCGAACTGATCATTGATCCAGATTGGGTAGAAAAAGTTGGAACGGGCCGTGAAGATGAAATTGAAACAAAGATCGACCCAGGAGCACAGGCCCGGCTTGTCGTTCCTGATCCATTATGGCAGGCAATCATCAATACACCAGGCTGGTTTCCAGGTATTCAATAA
- a CDS encoding phosphate acyltransferase produces MRYKSFTDVIDIARTRPPVKMSVAAAHDLDVLQAVKTAVEIGIIEPYLVGDPQKIFELSREIDFSVEDYPVHPAYTEKENAFVAAKLASEGHVQIIMKGFVNSTPFLKGVLHKELNLKTGTVISHLSVFDIPGADRLISMSDGGINIAPDFQQKKKIILNGIEFLERIGVDSPRIAILAANERVSEKMPVTVEADHLAMVIKNEYSQELLIEGPLPLDLAISRESLLHKGLESELEGAADLLIVPTIEAGNFLGKAITYFAKGTMAGIVLGAKVPLVLNSRSDTAEAKLASIALAVVAASNTTVSV; encoded by the coding sequence ATGCGCTATAAAAGCTTTACAGATGTCATTGATATTGCACGAACAAGGCCGCCTGTAAAAATGAGCGTTGCAGCAGCGCACGACCTGGATGTGCTTCAAGCGGTTAAAACAGCTGTAGAAATCGGCATCATCGAACCTTATCTAGTCGGCGACCCGCAGAAGATCTTTGAACTTTCGAGGGAAATAGACTTTTCTGTAGAGGACTATCCTGTTCATCCTGCCTATACAGAAAAGGAGAATGCGTTTGTTGCTGCTAAACTGGCTAGCGAGGGACATGTGCAGATTATCATGAAAGGCTTCGTGAATAGCACGCCATTTTTAAAAGGGGTGCTGCATAAGGAGCTTAATTTAAAAACTGGCACAGTCATCAGCCATCTTTCTGTTTTCGATATCCCGGGGGCAGATCGGCTGATCAGTATGAGTGATGGCGGCATCAATATAGCGCCGGATTTTCAGCAGAAAAAGAAGATCATCTTGAATGGAATCGAGTTTCTAGAAAGGATTGGGGTCGACTCGCCGCGGATTGCGATTTTAGCAGCTAATGAAAGAGTCAGCGAAAAGATGCCTGTGACCGTGGAAGCCGATCATCTGGCCATGGTGATAAAAAATGAATATAGCCAGGAACTGCTGATAGAAGGACCGCTTCCGCTCGACCTTGCCATCAGCAGGGAGTCGCTTCTCCATAAAGGATTGGAGAGCGAGCTTGAGGGCGCGGCAGACCTGCTCATTGTCCCAACGATTGAGGCAGGAAACTTCCTTGGCAAGGCGATCACGTATTTTGCGAAAGGGACGATGGCGGGAATCGTGCTGGGTGCGAAAGTGCCGCTCGTATTGAACTCACGGTCAGATACTGCAGAGGCAAAATTGGCCTCGATTGCACTCGCTGTCGTTGCCGCATCCAATACAACGGTCAGCGTCTGA
- a CDS encoding SRPBCC family protein, with amino-acid sequence MVDVLTEIVIKSPVETVSEYAANPDNAPEWYVNIDRAEWLTEKPLNLGSKIAFKAKFLGRELSYVYEVIEYVPGKKLAMQTSEGPFPMKTTYIWTIIDSNTTRMTLRNQGEPSGFSKLVSPFMASMMKKANRKDLRKLKEIIEG; translated from the coding sequence TTGGTAGACGTCCTGACAGAAATAGTAATTAAATCCCCGGTTGAAACGGTATCAGAATATGCAGCGAATCCTGATAACGCCCCCGAATGGTATGTGAATATTGATCGTGCTGAATGGCTTACAGAGAAACCGCTGAATCTGGGTTCGAAAATCGCTTTCAAGGCAAAGTTCCTTGGCCGGGAACTGTCATATGTCTATGAGGTCATAGAGTATGTACCGGGCAAAAAATTGGCGATGCAAACCTCAGAAGGCCCATTTCCTATGAAGACGACATATATATGGACTATAATTGATTCAAACACAACAAGGATGACACTGAGGAACCAGGGGGAGCCATCAGGTTTTTCAAAACTGGTTTCACCTTTTATGGCTTCGATGATGAAAAAAGCAAATAGGAAGGACCTAAGAAAATTGAAAGAGATAATAGAAGGGTAA
- a CDS encoding ketopantoate reductase family protein, with amino-acid sequence MKILIVGAGAIGGYFGGRLLEKGENVTFLVREKRQQQLRSFGLVVESIHGNMHFTEPKTVLTGENVEPYDVILVSTKSYHLEGAIKDITPYVGDKTMVLPLLNGIAHVDALEEAFGTENVIGGLCFIETTLAQDGKIIQTSPIHDLVFGERTGEKTQRILQLEQAFSGTKASFRLSEKIQQEMWHKYLFITSLSGITSLFRSPIGPIRDQEHGWNTIEKLVNEAAAIMEKIGAPLAEGAIDATLGKMNEIGHGMKSSLQRDMEKSLLTEADHLFGYLLENAKKSGLEASILSAIYANVKVYEGLLLPEKV; translated from the coding sequence ATGAAAATACTGATTGTCGGTGCAGGTGCAATTGGCGGCTACTTTGGCGGACGCCTCTTGGAAAAAGGAGAAAATGTCACATTTTTGGTGCGTGAAAAGCGCCAGCAGCAGCTTCGTTCCTTTGGATTGGTAGTGGAAAGCATCCATGGAAATATGCACTTTACAGAACCTAAGACTGTTTTGACAGGAGAAAATGTGGAGCCATATGACGTAATTCTTGTTTCAACGAAGTCCTACCATCTGGAGGGTGCCATCAAGGACATCACACCCTATGTCGGAGACAAGACGATGGTCCTTCCATTATTGAACGGCATTGCGCATGTAGATGCACTTGAAGAGGCATTCGGGACTGAAAATGTAATTGGCGGTTTATGCTTTATCGAAACTACTCTGGCTCAAGATGGAAAAATCATTCAAACAAGCCCAATCCATGACCTTGTTTTTGGTGAGCGAACTGGCGAAAAAACGCAACGGATTTTACAGCTTGAACAAGCGTTCAGCGGAACGAAGGCAAGCTTCCGCCTTTCCGAAAAAATCCAGCAGGAAATGTGGCATAAGTATTTATTCATCACTTCACTGAGCGGCATTACCTCCCTCTTCAGATCGCCAATCGGGCCCATTCGCGATCAAGAACATGGCTGGAATACAATTGAGAAACTCGTGAATGAAGCTGCGGCGATTATGGAGAAAATTGGCGCACCGCTCGCTGAAGGAGCTATTGATGCCACCCTTGGAAAAATGAATGAAATCGGACATGGAATGAAATCCTCCCTGCAGCGGGATATGGAAAAATCACTCCTGACTGAAGCTGATCACCTTTTTGGCTATTTACTGGAGAATGCCAAGAAATCAGGTTTGGAGGCCTCAATTTTATCTGCCATTTATGCAAATGTAAAAGTTTATGAAGGCCTGCTTTTACCTGAAAAAGTCTAA
- a CDS encoding MarR family transcriptional regulator, whose amino-acid sequence MDYSMDKAIGSASVRLSKRLTRIINLYLKPYQITTEQWSVLRTLSESDEISQKELSLRSDKDQATLTKILDLLVKQENVERIANPLDRRSFLVKITPKGARIAAEVTPYLEEIFTKITHGIDEERLEIFRNVSLILESNIEKLLEENK is encoded by the coding sequence ATGGATTACTCTATGGATAAAGCAATCGGCTCTGCTTCGGTTCGGTTGAGCAAGAGACTGACGCGGATCATTAACTTATACTTAAAGCCTTATCAAATTACAACGGAACAATGGAGTGTGCTGCGCACTTTGAGCGAGTCCGATGAGATTTCCCAAAAGGAATTATCGCTTCGATCCGATAAGGATCAGGCAACTTTGACAAAAATTTTGGATTTGCTCGTCAAACAAGAAAATGTTGAAAGAATCGCAAATCCTCTGGACCGGAGATCTTTCCTGGTGAAGATCACACCAAAGGGCGCCAGAATCGCTGCGGAAGTGACTCCTTATCTGGAGGAGATTTTTACGAAGATTACACATGGAATTGATGAGGAACGCCTTGAGATATTCAGGAATGTTTCACTCATCCTCGAATCCAATATCGAGAAACTTTTGGAGGAAAACAAATAG
- the rluF gene encoding 23S rRNA pseudouridine(2604) synthase RluF yields the protein MRINKFISETGKTSRRGADRLIEEGRVTINGKVAKIGSQVEPGDVVKLNGEEIRVAQNYVYIALNKPVGITSTTERHVKGNIIDLVNHPLRIFNIGRLDKDSEGLILLTNDGDIVNEILRAENKHEKEYIVSVDKPITPEFVKAMSEGVRILGTKTLPAKVVQLSKYEFNIILTQGLNRQIRRMCETLGYQVVRLQRIRIMNIHLGNLPIGQWRDLNKKEKRQLFSDLDYEPKEW from the coding sequence CTGCGTATCAATAAATTCATCAGCGAAACAGGAAAAACTTCGAGGCGCGGAGCTGACCGTCTCATCGAGGAAGGCCGCGTGACAATCAATGGAAAAGTAGCGAAAATCGGCAGCCAGGTTGAGCCAGGCGATGTCGTTAAGCTTAATGGCGAAGAGATCAGGGTGGCGCAAAATTATGTATATATTGCTTTGAATAAACCGGTCGGTATCACAAGTACGACGGAAAGGCATGTGAAGGGCAATATCATCGACCTCGTCAATCACCCGCTGAGGATTTTCAATATTGGACGACTTGATAAGGATTCCGAAGGCTTAATTCTTCTTACGAATGACGGGGACATCGTCAATGAAATCCTCCGGGCTGAAAACAAGCATGAAAAGGAATATATCGTTTCTGTGGACAAACCGATCACCCCAGAATTCGTCAAGGCGATGTCAGAAGGAGTGAGGATCCTTGGGACAAAAACACTTCCAGCTAAGGTTGTCCAACTATCAAAATACGAGTTCAATATCATCCTTACACAAGGATTGAACAGGCAGATCCGCCGCATGTGCGAAACCCTCGGATATCAAGTTGTCAGACTTCAGCGTATCCGAATCATGAATATCCATCTCGGGAACCTGCCAATTGGTCAATGGCGTGATTTGAATAAGAAAGAAAAAAGGCAGCTTTTCAGCGACCTGGATTACGAGCCTAAAGAATGGTAA
- a CDS encoding DUF2254 domain-containing protein — protein MRKVVLRIRESMWLKPVIYSVVAFLLALAVIYIDHNELAQGIVPSFLLTNVDLAQTILGSISGALLTMTTITFSTIMVVLTTYSSQFSPRTLSNFVEDPVTLRVLGIFMGGFVYSILSLLFMSETWYESEVISATVGVVIAFICLAFFAYFIHNVATSVQVSTLIREITEGALKVIKRQEETLDSEYTNVIDDRKDAGFTYEFVRDVKCRGFGYVQLTDYQGLLGYATENELGVEANFLNGDFLTEDSIAFRVHHSGKVDEDIEAILNQYLRLGKERSSIQDPEFALQKIVEVALRAISPAVNDPNTARVCISYLGMALSHLCRVRSNGRYIAYYDQGLQPRIIGKQKRTMDILYLSFYQIVHYGSQDFSILTALIDAYLLIGKTADESLKKHVWELYIYSMQKFDSSELKELDQIYLNEKKQQLSTVLGIAL, from the coding sequence GTGAGAAAAGTTGTTTTGCGAATTAGGGAAAGTATGTGGCTGAAGCCGGTTATTTATAGTGTGGTGGCTTTCCTGCTGGCATTGGCCGTGATTTATATTGATCACAATGAACTGGCACAGGGAATAGTTCCTTCGTTTTTGCTGACGAATGTAGATTTGGCCCAGACGATTTTGGGTTCAATTTCTGGTGCTTTGCTTACGATGACGACGATTACTTTTTCAACCATCATGGTTGTGCTGACTACATATTCATCTCAATTTTCCCCAAGGACACTGAGTAATTTCGTTGAAGATCCTGTTACGCTGCGGGTGCTTGGTATCTTCATGGGAGGCTTTGTCTACTCCATTCTGTCGCTCCTGTTCATGAGTGAGACTTGGTATGAGAGCGAGGTGATCTCGGCTACAGTTGGAGTTGTCATTGCGTTCATTTGTCTCGCATTCTTCGCCTATTTTATCCATAATGTCGCCACATCCGTCCAGGTCAGTACGCTGATCAGGGAGATTACGGAAGGCGCATTAAAAGTTATCAAAAGGCAGGAGGAGACACTGGATAGTGAATACACAAACGTGATTGATGACAGGAAGGATGCAGGTTTCACCTATGAATTTGTTCGGGATGTAAAATGCAGAGGGTTCGGTTATGTCCAGTTGACGGACTATCAGGGACTATTGGGATATGCAACTGAAAACGAACTTGGGGTTGAAGCCAATTTCCTGAACGGTGATTTTCTGACAGAAGACAGCATTGCCTTCAGGGTCCACCATAGTGGCAAGGTGGATGAGGATATTGAAGCTATCTTGAATCAATACTTGAGGCTGGGGAAAGAACGGTCATCAATCCAGGATCCTGAATTTGCGCTCCAGAAGATCGTGGAGGTAGCCTTGAGGGCCATCTCACCTGCTGTTAATGACCCGAATACCGCCAGAGTCTGTATTTCCTATTTAGGTATGGCATTGTCGCATCTTTGTCGAGTCCGTTCCAACGGACGGTATATAGCTTATTATGATCAAGGTCTGCAGCCAAGAATAATCGGGAAGCAGAAACGCACGATGGATATTTTATATTTATCCTTTTATCAAATTGTCCATTATGGGAGCCAGGACTTTTCCATTCTTACTGCTTTGATTGACGCTTATCTGCTGATTGGAAAAACGGCGGATGAATCCTTGAAGAAGCACGTATGGGAGCTGTATATTTACAGCATGCAAAAGTTCGATTCAAGTGAGTTGAAGGAACTTGACCAAATCTATCTGAATGAGAAAAAACAGCAACTATCTACAGTGCTGGGAATCGCACTATAG
- a CDS encoding EAL domain-containing protein, whose translation MGNEGKIQRLTGFSIIIFLLLAELVDWSTSFYFSISEMEGFLIDLAVSIVYISVVFLVIKGLRTGAEDLDGHKKRLKNIFDTLDVAIWSHDLKTDTLLITSGIEKLYGHSSEEFYHDNTLWKKVIHPEDIHILAQREEGLSRGEAVTSIYRIIRPDGEVRWIQDRGIPVIDENGNFVDFTSVLFDITNRKESEGRYRSLVEMSPDLIAVYSRGKLDYINEAGCKLFKAKSPEELVGQPISRLIPPEVLSHIKNRELTIGEEFEEKLWFEFKATQLDGQAIEVEMSAMPILYEGRMAEQIVGRDLTQRKKAEKTIKYMAYYDVLTGLPNRNMVRKHLKDSLSKGNERVAILFLDLDRFKIINDTKGHRFGDLLLKVVASRLKNAVKEQGLVSRQGGDEFIIVLKDLGKDQVSKIADRILEEFGRGITIEGQEFFVTPSIGISMAPEDGQDEETLIKHADTAMYLAKDSGKNNYQFYTNQLHGLSSRKMELENGLRKALEQNQLALHYQPQIHLETGEIIGVEALVRWIHPEKGIISPAEFISLAEETGLIVPLGKWVLENAAFQNKAWQEKGYSPIPMSVNISVRQLQEDRFIDSVKQVLSDTQLSPKFLDFEITESVMQNSEKTALILGQLKELGITLAIDDFGTGYSSLSLLKHFPIDKIKIDKSFVDDIIHHSNQGAMVKTIIDMGHNLQFDVIAEGVEEQEQVSFLLKNGCKVGQGYHFSRPLPVKEMEELLHKNMRHVDILQ comes from the coding sequence ATGGGCAATGAAGGAAAGATACAACGATTGACCGGCTTTTCGATAATTATATTTCTTCTGTTAGCGGAGCTGGTTGATTGGTCAACTTCGTTTTATTTTTCCATTAGTGAAATGGAAGGGTTCTTGATTGATCTGGCCGTGTCCATTGTTTACATCTCAGTGGTCTTCCTTGTGATTAAAGGATTAAGAACTGGAGCAGAGGATCTGGATGGCCACAAAAAACGGCTGAAAAACATATTTGATACCCTGGATGTTGCAATTTGGTCCCATGACCTGAAGACGGACACACTTCTGATCACAAGTGGAATTGAAAAATTATACGGACATTCATCTGAGGAATTTTATCACGATAATACACTATGGAAAAAGGTCATTCACCCTGAGGATATCCACATTTTAGCGCAAAGGGAAGAGGGATTGTCGAGAGGGGAAGCAGTCACCAGTATCTATCGGATCATACGGCCTGATGGAGAGGTGCGCTGGATCCAGGACAGAGGCATTCCTGTCATTGATGAGAACGGAAACTTCGTGGATTTTACGAGTGTCCTTTTCGATATAACCAACCGAAAGGAAAGTGAGGGACGATATCGCAGCCTTGTGGAAATGTCCCCTGATTTGATCGCGGTGTACAGCAGAGGGAAGCTGGATTATATCAATGAAGCCGGCTGCAAGCTTTTTAAAGCGAAAAGCCCCGAAGAACTGGTCGGGCAGCCGATTTCAAGGCTGATCCCGCCTGAAGTTCTTTCTCATATAAAAAACCGAGAGTTGACAATAGGCGAAGAATTTGAAGAAAAATTGTGGTTCGAATTCAAGGCAACCCAGTTGGATGGACAAGCAATCGAGGTAGAGATGTCGGCGATGCCGATTTTATATGAAGGAAGGATGGCTGAACAGATTGTCGGCCGGGACTTGACGCAGCGGAAAAAGGCGGAAAAAACCATCAAATATATGGCTTACTACGATGTGCTTACCGGTCTGCCGAATCGGAACATGGTCAGGAAGCACCTGAAAGATTCGCTATCAAAAGGGAATGAAAGGGTCGCTATACTGTTCCTTGACCTTGACCGTTTCAAGATTATCAATGATACAAAGGGCCACCGTTTTGGCGACTTATTGTTAAAGGTCGTCGCGAGCAGACTGAAAAATGCAGTCAAAGAGCAAGGCCTTGTTTCACGCCAAGGCGGTGATGAATTCATCATCGTCCTTAAAGATCTTGGGAAAGATCAAGTCAGTAAAATCGCTGATAGGATTCTTGAAGAATTTGGTAGGGGAATTACAATCGAAGGCCAGGAATTCTTTGTGACCCCAAGTATTGGCATCAGCATGGCACCAGAAGATGGCCAGGATGAGGAAACACTGATCAAGCATGCGGATACGGCAATGTATCTCGCAAAGGATAGCGGGAAGAACAATTACCAGTTTTACACGAACCAGCTCCACGGTCTTTCCTCACGTAAAATGGAGCTGGAGAACGGCCTGAGGAAAGCGCTGGAGCAAAATCAGCTAGCACTTCATTATCAGCCACAGATTCATCTGGAAACTGGGGAAATCATTGGTGTGGAAGCACTTGTGCGTTGGATCCATCCGGAGAAAGGGATTATTTCACCAGCTGAATTCATTTCCCTTGCTGAGGAAACGGGATTGATCGTCCCGCTTGGGAAATGGGTGCTGGAAAATGCGGCATTCCAAAACAAAGCGTGGCAGGAGAAAGGCTATAGCCCGATACCGATGTCAGTCAATATTTCAGTGCGACAGCTCCAGGAAGATCGTTTCATTGATAGTGTAAAACAGGTGCTGAGCGATACGCAGCTGTCTCCAAAGTTTCTTGATTTTGAAATTACAGAAAGCGTCATGCAGAACAGTGAGAAGACAGCGTTGATCCTTGGTCAGCTGAAGGAGCTGGGCATTACGCTTGCGATTGATGATTTTGGCACCGGATATTCATCCTTAAGCTTACTAAAACATTTTCCAATAGATAAAATAAAAATCGATAAATCCTTCGTTGACGATATCATCCACCATTCCAACCAGGGAGCGATGGTCAAGACCATCATTGACATGGGGCATAATCTGCAATTCGATGTTATTGCTGAAGGCGTCGAGGAACAGGAGCAGGTTTCATTTTTACTCAAAAATGGCTGCAAGGTCGGACAAGGCTATCATTTCAGCAGGCCGCTTCCAGTCAAGGAAATGGAAGAGTTGCTTCATAAAAATATGAGACATGTAGACATTCTGCAATAG